The Desulfosporosinus acidiphilus SJ4 genome has a window encoding:
- a CDS encoding EamA family transporter, whose translation MNNVRSNGHGRGIVAILISALGFAFYPIFGKFVFAGGASLATVLFIRFLIAAAVFWGLIIVRKSTIHLAKRDFLRLWLLGGIIYAGQAGLYISAVKFIPASMASLIFYVYPILVTILALATKQERLSVIKVGGLLFSIIGLIFVLGLNFGGLNVLGILCALGASAIYSVYILTSNRVINSVSPLLSSAVISSAACVTYGLTGVIQGFTWNISVLTWLDILGIAILSTIIAILTFFGGLRRVGPTTASIVSTLEPVLTVGLAYILLGEYLNTTQGIGAACVLLGAILAAWPHNKKLNIGIRETESL comes from the coding sequence ATGAATAACGTGAGGAGCAATGGACACGGTCGTGGAATAGTGGCAATTCTTATATCCGCCTTAGGTTTTGCCTTCTATCCCATCTTTGGGAAATTTGTTTTTGCGGGCGGAGCAAGTTTGGCAACGGTTTTGTTTATACGTTTTCTGATTGCCGCCGCGGTTTTTTGGGGTCTAATTATCGTGAGAAAAAGTACTATCCATTTAGCCAAACGAGACTTTTTGCGACTTTGGTTGCTTGGCGGAATAATTTATGCAGGGCAAGCCGGGTTATATATTTCAGCTGTAAAATTTATTCCGGCATCCATGGCTTCTCTTATTTTTTATGTATACCCGATTCTAGTTACAATCTTAGCTTTGGCAACTAAACAAGAAAGACTTTCTGTTATAAAAGTCGGCGGTTTGTTGTTTTCCATTATAGGATTAATCTTTGTTTTAGGATTAAACTTTGGAGGATTGAATGTTCTTGGTATATTATGCGCTTTGGGTGCTTCAGCAATTTATTCAGTCTATATTTTAACGAGCAATCGCGTCATAAATTCTGTTAGCCCGTTGCTTAGTTCTGCAGTGATTTCAAGTGCAGCCTGTGTAACCTATGGGTTAACCGGTGTGATTCAGGGATTCACTTGGAATATCTCAGTTTTAACCTGGCTGGATATTTTGGGGATTGCAATTTTATCTACCATCATAGCTATCTTAACTTTTTTTGGGGGGCTTCGGAGAGTTGGACCAACGACAGCCTCTATTGTCAGTACTTTGGAGCCGGTGTTAACAGTAGGTTTAGCTTATATTCTCTTAGGTGAGTATTTAAATACTACTCAAGGTATCGGTGCCGCCTGTGTCTTATTAGGAGCTATTTTGGCAGCTTGGCCACATAATAAAAAATTAAATATTGGCATAAGGGAAACAGAATCCTTGTGA
- a CDS encoding ammonium transporter: protein MMINTGDTAFVLISAALVCLMTPGLAFFYGGLVRKKNVLTIMIQNFVSMGIVTAIWVLGGFSLAFGKDFHGIIGSLQYFGLSGVGMTPNPAYGPTIPFLVFFFYQEMFAVITPALITGAFADRISFKSYLKFLVLWSIFVYIPVAHWVWGGGFLAQMGLVDFAGGIVVHVTAGIAALASVFFVGKRVLQPGESTAPHNIAFVALGTGLLWFGWFGFNGGSALAANGVAATACVNTDIAGSLAMIAWLIISWIHEKKPTMLGVLTGAVAGLATITPAAGYVRPWGAAIIGLLAGVVCYAAVQLRIKLDWDDALDVWGVHGVGGILGSILVGVFAISSVNHTSGLVQGNLHQFLIQILGVAFTALYAFGVTYLILKIINVFESVRVPKEVEIKGLDAILHGETAYL from the coding sequence ATGATGATTAATACAGGAGATACGGCGTTTGTTTTAATAAGTGCCGCTTTGGTCTGTCTTATGACCCCGGGTTTAGCATTTTTTTACGGTGGCCTGGTAAGAAAGAAGAACGTATTGACAATCATGATTCAGAACTTTGTTTCAATGGGAATCGTGACGGCCATTTGGGTCCTGGGAGGATTTAGTCTAGCCTTTGGTAAAGATTTTCATGGTATTATAGGAAGTTTACAATATTTTGGTTTAAGCGGAGTGGGCATGACCCCAAATCCGGCTTATGGGCCAACCATACCTTTCCTAGTATTTTTCTTTTATCAAGAGATGTTTGCCGTAATTACGCCTGCTTTGATTACCGGGGCCTTTGCCGATAGGATAAGTTTTAAAAGTTATCTTAAGTTTTTAGTATTATGGAGTATTTTTGTCTATATACCTGTGGCTCATTGGGTCTGGGGTGGAGGCTTTCTGGCCCAAATGGGGCTTGTTGATTTTGCAGGCGGTATTGTTGTTCATGTTACTGCCGGAATTGCCGCTTTGGCCTCAGTGTTTTTCGTTGGAAAACGAGTTTTGCAACCAGGAGAGAGCACTGCGCCGCATAACATTGCCTTTGTTGCTTTGGGGACAGGACTCTTATGGTTTGGCTGGTTTGGATTTAATGGCGGCAGTGCGTTAGCTGCTAATGGTGTTGCGGCAACCGCTTGCGTCAATACCGATATTGCAGGTTCCCTGGCCATGATTGCCTGGCTTATTATATCTTGGATTCATGAGAAAAAACCGACCATGTTAGGTGTTCTTACTGGTGCAGTTGCTGGCTTAGCAACTATTACGCCTGCTGCAGGCTATGTCCGGCCTTGGGGAGCTGCTATCATCGGTTTACTGGCTGGGGTTGTTTGTTATGCAGCGGTTCAATTACGCATAAAACTCGATTGGGATGATGCTCTTGACGTTTGGGGAGTGCATGGAGTCGGAGGTATTCTAGGATCAATTTTGGTGGGTGTATTTGCAATATCGAGCGTTAATCATACGAGCGGTCTGGTTCAAGGAAATCTGCATCAATTTTTAATTCAAATACTAGGGGTTGCTTTCACGGCTCTTTATGCTTTTGGTGTAACGTATCTTATCTTAAAAATTATAAATGTTTTTGAATCTGTGCGTGTGCCTAAGGAAGTGGAAATAAAGGGACTGGATGCAATTCTGCACGGTGAAACAGCCTATTTGTAA
- a CDS encoding response regulator transcription factor — translation MKIKVFLADDHKILRESLLILLQQENDIEIIGEAPDGQMALQEILRLKPDIAILDISLPRLNGLEVAERIKRDCPEIKVIILTMHKNEEFVARAYQSQVSGYVLKDNALEELLKAIRIVQLGGIYLSTDITSTVVAGFVKNFNLKKGEPDELISSREREIIQLLAEGNSNKQIANMLNLSLKTVETHRSNIMHKMEFKSLADLVLYAVRNHIIEV, via the coding sequence TTGAAGATTAAAGTATTTTTAGCAGATGATCATAAAATACTCCGAGAATCATTACTTATTTTACTCCAACAAGAAAATGATATAGAAATAATTGGTGAGGCCCCTGATGGGCAGATGGCATTGCAGGAAATTCTGCGCTTAAAACCGGATATCGCTATACTAGATATTTCTCTTCCCCGGCTTAATGGTTTGGAAGTGGCAGAACGAATTAAAAGAGATTGCCCAGAAATAAAAGTAATAATCTTAACAATGCATAAGAATGAAGAATTTGTGGCCCGGGCCTATCAGTCGCAGGTTAGTGGCTATGTATTAAAGGATAATGCACTCGAAGAATTATTAAAGGCAATTAGAATAGTACAATTAGGTGGAATATATCTTTCAACAGATATTACTTCCACGGTCGTAGCCGGCTTTGTGAAGAATTTTAATCTTAAGAAGGGAGAGCCCGATGAACTTATTTCTTCAAGAGAAAGAGAAATAATCCAGCTTCTTGCTGAAGGAAATAGTAACAAACAAATAGCCAACATGCTGAATTTGAGTTTAAAAACCGTGGAAACTCATAGGTCTAATATCATGCATAAAATGGAATTTAAAAGCCTAGCCGATTTAGTTTTATATGCAGTTCGAAATCATATCATCGAGGTATAA
- the amt gene encoding ammonium transporter has translation MSINHLWIIVSACFVFFMQAGFVCYEVGFIQSKNVISVAIENIITFVITTLVYCFIGFALMFGKSHWGLFGGNFWFLNNLSQAHNSLGFVFVFFELMFAGTAVTIVSGSMTERTRLLPLLIADVFLAGFIYPLYGHWVWADMFTNQSAWLKQLGFMDFAGATVVHCTAGWVSLAGIIIVGPRKDKWDDHGRIKKLGRSNIPFAVLGTFILWFSWFGFNGGSLLEFNDRVGLILLNTNFSAAAGVVGAVLTTSVFIKNHSYMEAVFSGALGGLVAITAGSNYLYPFQAVMVGFIAGVVVVLASLLLEKLGLDDAVGAVPIHGFGGAAGTILLALFTPVEFLGGQTRIVKILVQLSGVILNFVWAFGLGLLMFYTIKKTLGLRVTEEEEDKGLNIVEFADIYSWQDYLKMTHYENLTQDLNLKIHAQNQLLQKQAKLLVETQEHERLKLARDIHDGVGQSLAALKLQLGMIANKVKTEYKDNKLGNQVEGTVNLATQTIEDIRAVLFNLKPAFLREKGLSTAIEVLIKNFEKTTGIKSEFNLLTEMPAWEDAAVLNIYRVIQECLTNILKHARATMVNVNFVRLKRNLYLFQVSDNGVGFEADGVHTGLGLNSIQERLQMLGGRLQIITAEGQGTSLMMEVPFED, from the coding sequence ATGAGTATTAATCATTTATGGATCATTGTCAGTGCATGTTTTGTATTCTTTATGCAAGCGGGTTTTGTTTGTTATGAAGTTGGTTTCATTCAATCCAAAAATGTCATTAGTGTTGCCATTGAAAATATCATTACATTTGTCATTACAACTTTAGTTTATTGTTTTATAGGATTTGCACTTATGTTCGGAAAGAGTCATTGGGGGCTTTTTGGCGGCAATTTCTGGTTTCTTAATAACCTATCTCAAGCACACAATTCCCTGGGCTTTGTTTTTGTATTTTTTGAATTAATGTTTGCCGGAACAGCAGTAACAATTGTATCTGGGAGTATGACGGAGAGAACCAGACTTTTGCCCTTATTAATTGCTGACGTTTTTCTGGCAGGATTTATCTATCCTTTATATGGGCACTGGGTGTGGGCAGATATGTTTACCAATCAGTCGGCCTGGCTAAAACAGTTGGGATTTATGGATTTTGCAGGAGCCACAGTCGTCCATTGCACTGCGGGCTGGGTCTCTTTAGCAGGAATTATCATTGTGGGGCCGCGTAAGGATAAGTGGGACGATCATGGGAGAATTAAGAAATTAGGGAGATCGAATATACCGTTTGCTGTATTGGGAACATTTATTTTATGGTTTAGTTGGTTCGGGTTTAATGGAGGAAGCCTTTTGGAATTCAATGATCGTGTTGGGCTAATCCTCTTAAATACAAATTTTTCAGCAGCAGCAGGGGTTGTTGGTGCTGTACTGACAACCAGTGTCTTTATTAAAAATCATAGTTATATGGAAGCTGTTTTTTCAGGCGCCTTGGGTGGATTAGTGGCAATAACGGCTGGGTCTAATTATCTTTATCCTTTTCAAGCGGTTATGGTAGGGTTTATCGCAGGGGTGGTCGTTGTTTTAGCTAGCTTATTGCTAGAAAAACTAGGATTAGATGATGCTGTGGGTGCAGTACCTATACACGGTTTTGGAGGTGCTGCAGGGACCATATTATTAGCTTTATTTACTCCCGTAGAATTTCTTGGAGGCCAAACACGTATAGTTAAGATTCTAGTTCAGTTATCGGGGGTAATACTTAATTTTGTCTGGGCCTTTGGTTTGGGTCTGTTAATGTTTTATACAATCAAAAAAACACTCGGCTTACGGGTAACCGAAGAAGAAGAGGACAAAGGGTTAAACATTGTTGAATTTGCTGATATTTATTCATGGCAAGACTATTTGAAAATGACACATTATGAAAATTTAACACAAGATCTCAATCTGAAAATTCATGCTCAAAATCAATTATTGCAGAAACAGGCTAAACTTTTGGTAGAAACGCAGGAGCATGAACGGCTTAAATTGGCAAGAGATATCCATGATGGCGTTGGACAATCCTTGGCGGCTTTAAAATTACAATTGGGTATGATTGCAAATAAGGTTAAAACAGAGTACAAAGATAATAAATTGGGCAATCAAGTTGAAGGAACTGTTAACCTTGCAACCCAAACTATAGAGGATATTAGGGCTGTGCTATTTAATTTGAAACCAGCCTTTTTACGGGAAAAGGGTCTTAGTACTGCAATTGAAGTTTTAATAAAGAACTTTGAAAAGACTACAGGCATCAAATCGGAATTTAATTTATTAACGGAAATGCCTGCTTGGGAGGATGCTGCGGTCTTGAATATATATCGAGTAATTCAGGAATGTTTGACAAATATCTTAAAACATGCTCGGGCAACAATGGTAAACGTTAATTTTGTAAGGCTTAAAAGGAATTTGTATTTGTTTCAGGTCAGCGATAATGGAGTAGGTTTTGAGGCCGATGGAGTACATACGGGATTGGGGTTGAATTCGATTCAGGAAAGATTGCAAATGCTGGGCGGGAGACTTCAGATTATAACGGCAGAAGGCCAAGGAACTTCATTGATGATGGAGGTGCCTTTTGAAGATTAA
- a CDS encoding nucleoside deaminase: MAKTDEFFMKIAIELAISAVEHGNEPFGAVLVKDNEIVYTNENQIYTATDPTFHAEAGLIRKFCYETHIVDLREYTLYSSCEPCFMCCGAMVWTKLGRLVYGASDIDLCNILGENGSQCCQIVFNNSPFKPEVTAGILRDESLQVLASYFSHNIKG; encoded by the coding sequence ATGGCTAAAACAGATGAATTTTTCATGAAGATAGCAATTGAATTGGCTATTTCAGCGGTAGAACATGGCAATGAACCTTTTGGGGCGGTTCTTGTGAAAGATAATGAAATAGTTTATACCAATGAAAATCAGATATATACTGCAACTGACCCGACATTTCACGCCGAAGCCGGATTAATTCGGAAGTTCTGTTATGAGACACATATTGTTGATTTACGAGAATATACGCTATATTCAAGTTGTGAGCCATGTTTCATGTGTTGTGGAGCAATGGTTTGGACCAAGCTTGGCAGACTGGTTTATGGAGCCAGTGATATTGACTTATGTAACATATTGGGTGAAAACGGCAGTCAGTGCTGTCAAATTGTATTTAATAACTCACCATTTAAACCAGAGGTGACAGCAGGAATATTGCGGGATGAAAGTCTTCAAGTATTGGCAAGCTATTTTTCTCACAATATAAAAGGTTAA